The region GGCAAAAGGGGAACCCTTGAAATGGAAGAAAGAGGGTTTTCAAAATTCGGCTAGTAGTTTTTTATAAAACTTTGGAATTAAAAGGGAGGTAAAGGGGATGAAAATATGGATATTGGGATTTGCTTTGATTCATATTCTTTTCTTATTTGGGTGCACGGAAACAAATTCGGAAGAGACTCGAACCCATGAAGAACAAATCACTTCGACTTCGAACCTTCCCCCTCAATTTATAAAAGGGGAGGAGCTGTTTCATGCAAGATGCGCAGCATGTCATGGAGAAAAAGCCAAGGGTACGGATAAAGGCCCCTCCTTTATCTCGAAAATATATGAACCGAACCACCATGGAGACGCAAGCTTTCATTTGGCGGTACGAAATGGGGTCCGTGCCCATCATTGGAAATTTGGGGATATGCCCAAACTCCCAGGGGTGCCCCAGGAGGAGGTAACCCACATCATCGGCTATGTCCGTTGGCTCCAGAAACAGGCAGGGATATTTTAATCTTTCCGCATCAAGCCTTTTTTGGTGAGAACGATAGCGCCAACCATGGCCACCAATAAAATGAGGGAGGCAATTTCAAAGGGAAGCAGGTAGGAAGTATAGAGAACCTCTCCCACTGCCTGGGTATTTCCCATTTTTTGGATCCGTTCAATTGTATACTCACCTGGGATCCCTTTAAAATGGGTTTTAAAAAATACAACACTAATAATTGTAAAAACCGTCAACCCAATCAACAGAGCAGGAAGAAGTTGGTTCTGAAACCGCTCTTCATTTTTGAAGTTCAGCAGCATCACCACAAAAAGATATAAAACCAATATGGCCCCAGCATAAATCAATATTTGGATCACGGCAATAAACTCGGCATTGAGGACCACATAAATTCCCGCGATATGAAAAAACATGACGAGAAGAGAAATGGCACTATACATGGGATTCCGCAGGGCAATGACCAACACCCCGGTCACCACGATTACAGATGCAAAATAGAAAAACAGGAATAGGGTCATTCCCTAAACACCTTTTTTTGGGGATAGTCTTTGGCTTTCGCTGCCTCCAGGAATACATTCCCTTCGCAGGAGGTCATAAATGCGGGCTTGGGGGGACGATTGGGGAATCCTTTATCACCGATCGCGAGGAGAGTTTCCTTATTTAACACCAAATCACGCTTGTCCGCAGTGGCAAATTCAAACTCTTTGGTCATCCCCAAAGCATCCACCGGACAAGCGGTAACACAAAAACCACAAAAAACACAACGGGTAATATCGATATAATATTCCTTGGCGTACCGCTTTAAGGGGTTCCCTTCTTCCTCTGCCCCCACCACCAAAATGGTATGGGAAGGACAAGCCGCCTCGCAAAGGGAACATCCCACGCATTTATCCGTTCCATCATCATAGCGTAGAAGGCATAACATTCCACGGTAATTCTCAGGAAGATCAGGTTTGACATGGGGATATTGGAGGGTGATGGATTTCACGAACATATGTTTAAAAGTAACCCCCAATCCTTTGAGGATTTCAACAAAAAAGATGGTATAGAGAGCTTTTTTGAGGGTTATCATTTCATAAAACCTTTCTGTTTACTTAAAAACATAAATCAAAACAGAAGAAAGCACCACATTGGCCAGGGCAATGGGCAACATGATTTTCCATCCAAATTTCATGAGTTGGTCGTATCGTAATCGGGGCAGGGTCGCACGAATCCAGAAAAAGAAAAAGAGAAACCCATAAACCTTGATTAAAAACCATACCACCGGAGGAATGAAATCCAAAAATGCAACCGGTGAATGCCACCCCCCTAAAAACATGACCGTGGCAATGGCAGAAACCAAGATCATGTTGGCATATTCCGCCAAAAAGAAGAAGGCAAACCGCATTCCACTGTACTCTGTGAAGAAACCCGCAACCAACTCGCTCTCTGCTTCGGGAAGATCAAATGGAAGGCGGTTGGTCTCGGCAACGGCCGATATAACATATACGGCAAAAGCAAATATTTGAGGAAAAGGCATGGCAAAAATGTGCCAATTCCAAAATCCACCTGCTTGGCCTTCCGTGATGGTAACCATGCTGAGAGATCCCGACATGAGCAGAACGCCAACCAACGAAAGGCCCAGCGTCAATTCGTAACTGATGACCTGGGCGGCAGAACGCAGTCCCCCCAGAAGGGAATATTTACTGTTGGAGGACCAGCCCCCCAACAATATGCCGTAGGCCCCTACCGAAGAAAAAGCTAGTATATAGAGAATTCCAATATTCAGATCACTAATATAGGGGTGAAGCGTAATTCCAAAAAAAGAGGTCTCATCTCTTCCAAATGGAATGACCGCAAACCCAATTAAAGCCGGGACCAAAGAAATAATTGGGGCCACGCTGAAGATAATTTTATTAGCCCCAGAGGGTACAATGTCCTCTTTGAAAAAAAGTTTTAGCCCATCGGCAATCGGCTGCAACAAACCATGGAATCCCACCTCCATTGGCCCCAACCGGTCTTGCATATGCCCTAGAATCTTTCGTTCAAAATAGGTTAAATAAGCCACGTGCCCTAAAACCGTCACCAAAACTAGGGTTATGACAATTAATACCCCTATGAGCAATGCCCCTGCTTCCATCACAAACCACCCTCTTTTTCAATGTGAATTGGCCCTGTATGATAATAGGGAACCCCTGTCACAGAATCAACGTTATATTGAACCAGATTTCTTATCGGTTTTTCAGCCAAATGCTCAGGGTAAAAAACAACTCCGGGCGGATATTTTTCACTTAATTTCACACCGACCTTGACCTCTCCCCCCGGGGAGGAAAGCCGAACCTTATCCCCTTCCTGTAGGCCCAATCGGTTTGCATCATCGGGATGAATTAAAAGTGACGGGTCTGATGCCATTTGCATTAACGCACTGGACCTCTTAGTTAATTTTCCAGAATGAAAAAGGACTTGTCCCATTACCAATTGAAATCCGTTCCCCTCTAAATACCCGGGTAAAACCACGCGATCTGAAAACCCCTGCTCATAACCTCCGGTAACATAAGAGGCCACTCCCCGTCCAACGGTTTCTTGAAGGCTTGCTTGGGAGTGCCTTTCTCCATAATAACCGGATATGGCCCGCATAATTTCCCGTTTAATCTCCCGTGAACTTTCATATTCAAAAGGGGCTTCGAAGGACTGGGCAATCAAAGCAAAAATTTCCCAATCAGGTTTCCGATCGATAAAAGGTTCAAGGGCTTTCCTCACCTTTTGTACGTATCCCTCATGATTGGTAAAGGTTCCTTCTTTCTCGGCATATCCTGCGGCGGGCAGAAGAATATGGGACATGGCTCCGGTTTCGGTAAGAAAAATATCCTGACAAATGAGAAGGTCTAATTTTCCAAGGATCTCCTTGACACGATAGGACTCAGGTAACGTACCGACCGGATCCTCACCCACCAGGTACAGCGCTTTAATCTCACCCCGATCGATTTTCTCCAGCATCTCGGGAAAGGTAGCCCCCTTAAAAACGGGGAGTTCACAATTCCAAAGTTTTCCCATCCGTTCACGGGTCAACTGTTCAGAAGCCCACATCCCACCCGGTAAAAATTCCGGGGCCACCCCCATGTCCAACGCCCCCTGTTCATTGTTTTCCTCACAAAGGTGCAAAAGGCCGCACCCGGGCGCGGTTAGTTTCCCCGAAATCAAGGCCAGATCCAAAAGATCCATCGTGGCAGCATACCCATTTTTTTCACGGGTAATTCCCTGCCCAAAAATAATGATCGCACGCTCGGAGGTTGCATACAAACGGGCGGCTTCCTTCCAATCTCGAGGCGAAACGCCTGTCCTTTCCTCCAACTCCTCATCAGAAAGGGATCCACTCAACCGCCTCCACTGAGCGAGATAGCGTGCCCCTTCCTTCTCCAACCCACGGTCGTGAAAACTTTCCTCTAAAATCGCTTTAATCATCCCCCGAATGAGCCAACGGTCTGCCCCCAGCTTTAAATGAAGGGGATGAGACGCCAGTCGGGAAATATTCGTTTGGAATGGATCCACACTAATGAGCCTTGCATGATGTTTTTTCACCGCTTCCTTAACTTTGATCCCGGTAATGGAATTGGTCTCTGTAATATCGGCTCCAAAAAGAAGCAAGGCCTGTGCTCCGACAATCTCTTCATAGGTTACGGTACTTCGGGACAGACCCATGACTTTTTTAAATCCCAGAACCGCATTCATATGCCCATAACGGGCAGAGCTATCCACATGATTGGTTTGTAAAACCTGCCGCATCAATTTTTGAAACAGGTAAAGATCCTCATTGGTACAGCGGGCAGAGATCATTCCAGCAATGGCCTCTCCACCGTAGTCGGCTTTGATCCGGCCCAATCGTCCTGCCACCTCCGGAATAGCTTCCTCCCAAATGATTTCTTCTCGGCCCCCTTCGCTCCGAACGGAGGGTACAGACAAACGTTCCTTTTGGTGAATAACCGGATATCCAAAATAACCCTTTGCACAGAGGTCCCCTTCATTTCGCCCTTCACCCCAGGTCGATGTCACACGCATAACCTCCCCCCCGCGGGTGGCCAGGGACAACTCACATCCATCGCCGCAATAGTTGCAAATGGTAATGGTTTCCTTGAGCTCCCAAGGACGGTACTCATACATTGGCAAACGGTTGGTCAAAGCACCCACCGGACAGATCTGAATACAGCCTCCACAGAATTCACAGTTTAATTCATTATGGCCAAAAGCTCCGATTTGGGTAAAGGTTCCCCTGTCAAACGGCCCCAGCGCTTTGACATCCAGGACCTCATCGCAATAACGCACACAGCGAAGACAGGTAACACAACGATTCATTTCTTTATCAATAAAAGGCCCAAAATATTCTTTTTCAAACTGTCGCTTTTCTTCTCCAAACCTTCCCCTGGCGCTGTAGTCGTGGGCCGTGTCCTGAAGTTGACAATCCCCCCCTTGGTCACAGATCGGGCAATCCAGAGGATGATTGGACAAAATAAATTCCATTACTCCATTTCTTGCCTTGGTCACATTTTCTTTTGAACTGAACACCACCATCCCATCCGTCACAGGCGTACTGCAGGCGGTTTGTAGTTTTGGAATTTTTTCAATTTCCACTAGGCACATTCGGCAATTGGCATCAGGGTCTAATTTCGGGTGATAGCAGAAATGGGGAACATCAACCCCTGCCCG is a window of Nitrospiria bacterium DNA encoding:
- the nuoG gene encoding NADH-quinone oxidoreductase subunit NuoG, whose amino-acid sequence is MLVTVKIDGKEVKVEKGSLLIEAAKRAGVDVPHFCYHPKLDPDANCRMCLVEIEKIPKLQTACSTPVTDGMVVFSSKENVTKARNGVMEFILSNHPLDCPICDQGGDCQLQDTAHDYSARGRFGEEKRQFEKEYFGPFIDKEMNRCVTCLRCVRYCDEVLDVKALGPFDRGTFTQIGAFGHNELNCEFCGGCIQICPVGALTNRLPMYEYRPWELKETITICNYCGDGCELSLATRGGEVMRVTSTWGEGRNEGDLCAKGYFGYPVIHQKERLSVPSVRSEGGREEIIWEEAIPEVAGRLGRIKADYGGEAIAGMISARCTNEDLYLFQKLMRQVLQTNHVDSSARYGHMNAVLGFKKVMGLSRSTVTYEEIVGAQALLLFGADITETNSITGIKVKEAVKKHHARLISVDPFQTNISRLASHPLHLKLGADRWLIRGMIKAILEESFHDRGLEKEGARYLAQWRRLSGSLSDEELEERTGVSPRDWKEAARLYATSERAIIIFGQGITREKNGYAATMDLLDLALISGKLTAPGCGLLHLCEENNEQGALDMGVAPEFLPGGMWASEQLTRERMGKLWNCELPVFKGATFPEMLEKIDRGEIKALYLVGEDPVGTLPESYRVKEILGKLDLLICQDIFLTETGAMSHILLPAAGYAEKEGTFTNHEGYVQKVRKALEPFIDRKPDWEIFALIAQSFEAPFEYESSREIKREIMRAISGYYGERHSQASLQETVGRGVASYVTGGYEQGFSDRVVLPGYLEGNGFQLVMGQVLFHSGKLTKRSSALMQMASDPSLLIHPDDANRLGLQEGDKVRLSSPGGEVKVGVKLSEKYPPGVVFYPEHLAEKPIRNLVQYNVDSVTGVPYYHTGPIHIEKEGGL
- a CDS encoding NADH-quinone oxidoreductase subunit J, which gives rise to MTLFLFFYFASVIVVTGVLVIALRNPMYSAISLLVMFFHIAGIYVVLNAEFIAVIQILIYAGAILVLYLFVVMLLNFKNEERFQNQLLPALLIGLTVFTIISVVFFKTHFKGIPGEYTIERIQKMGNTQAVGEVLYTSYLLPFEIASLILLVAMVGAIVLTKKGLMRKD
- the nuoH gene encoding NADH-quinone oxidoreductase subunit NuoH, translated to MEAGALLIGVLIVITLVLVTVLGHVAYLTYFERKILGHMQDRLGPMEVGFHGLLQPIADGLKLFFKEDIVPSGANKIIFSVAPIISLVPALIGFAVIPFGRDETSFFGITLHPYISDLNIGILYILAFSSVGAYGILLGGWSSNSKYSLLGGLRSAAQVISYELTLGLSLVGVLLMSGSLSMVTITEGQAGGFWNWHIFAMPFPQIFAFAVYVISAVAETNRLPFDLPEAESELVAGFFTEYSGMRFAFFFLAEYANMILVSAIATVMFLGGWHSPVAFLDFIPPVVWFLIKVYGFLFFFFWIRATLPRLRYDQLMKFGWKIMLPIALANVVLSSVLIYVFK
- a CDS encoding cytochrome c — its product is MKIWILGFALIHILFLFGCTETNSEETRTHEEQITSTSNLPPQFIKGEELFHARCAACHGEKAKGTDKGPSFISKIYEPNHHGDASFHLAVRNGVRAHHWKFGDMPKLPGVPQEEVTHIIGYVRWLQKQAGIF
- the nuoI gene encoding NADH-quinone oxidoreductase subunit NuoI; the encoded protein is MITLKKALYTIFFVEILKGLGVTFKHMFVKSITLQYPHVKPDLPENYRGMLCLLRYDDGTDKCVGCSLCEAACPSHTILVVGAEEEGNPLKRYAKEYYIDITRCVFCGFCVTACPVDALGMTKEFEFATADKRDLVLNKETLLAIGDKGFPNRPPKPAFMTSCEGNVFLEAAKAKDYPQKKVFRE